The genomic segment ttgtccagACTGGGCAACACTGATATGAAAGTATTACCTTTGCTGTGTTTTCCCTCTGTTCTTCTTATTATTACACAGCCTTCCTAAATTCAATTCCTAAACTGGTGCTCCTGCCATGTAACTGGGTTTATGGGTGCTAAAGGTGCCTGGCTATCTATGAGTTAATTTGGGGCTCAGGATATAATTCATGAGTAGGAATTATCTTGCCTCCTTGATCATCTCTGACTCTCTTGTGGAAAATATCTATCCAGGATTGGCACTTACCTCTTGCCAAAATCCATATGCTGCCTGATTTATTAGAAATCTAGATACAGGGCTATCTAGAAAACCGTGCAGTCTGCATAATGCATTCAAATCCGCTACTAATTAGACACatgaaatgtaaattttatgtATTTGGTGAGGTGATTATCCTTAAACCCACTGCTCTTATATTAATCATATTATTGGGCATCATTGCAATGTATGTTGGCAACTTTAAATGCCTGTGGGCAGAGCCATAGTTACATGGTTGCAGCCACACGCTGGCACTGAAACCCAAGGAGACCTCATGGGTATGAATAATATGACTCTTCACTACATAAACCTGggcacctgggggggggggttatgggaGTTGCTAAAATGCATCTATACAGCCAATACCTTCTCAGTATGAGAGTAACTGTTATTTCTGGGAATCTCATGGAAATATTCAGCTTTCACTCAAGGGTAACGTAACCCTTATTTATGTACTTTACAAACCATATTGTCTTATAAAGGCTTGTAATGGGAGTTGTGGAACTATCCAGTGTGCTGTTGTTCAGTTCTAGTGTACACATCTGTGCCTCCATCTGTATGTAAGCGGCTAGGTTTAAAGGACATACAAAATGGCATTCAGATATAGTAAGCTGAATTGTGGAACGCTTCTTGAGGTCTAGCATTAAAGTGTAACGTTCTCATTTCAGGATCCCAAGACGCAAATCAGTCTGAAAGAAAGGTAAAGTTGTCCTTTTCTCTAAAAGATCTTATTTGATGTTGCACCAAAGATACAGTTGTGATGCTGAGCCCACATTAGCTGTGTTGCAGAAAGTGTTGGCCACCTCTCACCGCCAGGCTATGGTGCCCAAGATGTGCCAGTACTTCGATGTACCTACAACCTCTTGCCTCACTCATGGTGcatgttcctttaagaacttcCTGATATAGTATGAACCTTAGTGTGGCAAGGTGTGCGCCCTTTTTCCTGAACCCATAAACATGTAGTAGAGCTAAGAGGGGGTCTGGGGCAGTATCGATTGGGTTGTAAGTATTCAGCCAGCACTGTCAGAACCGGAACAATTCTGAAATGACTGATTAACACAAATTTCTAATAGtaactaaagatttttttttctttaaagctcATCGAGCACATTGCGCAGGTCATATACACAGCACTGGACTGGGGTCTGACCAGCAACATGGAACGAGTCTTAAGTGAGCCCCTTGATAAGCTTCTGTATGTCATTCTGGGCCTCCATGGCATCTCCATGGACTACAACCTCTACTTCCAGTGTCCGGTCACATTAAAGGATATCATAAAGGTATATTGCCTGGGAATAAACTTTAAATCCAGGGAGGGTGTGTATAGTGATAGTTATAGATCAAGAACAGGTGATGAGTGGTAGGCTGGATAGCTAACAATCTGGGAAATCTAGTTCCGGTTGTATGCCCCCCCTCCCCAATTAACAgagctttttgtttgttttagcaaTGTGCTGAAAGGCTGTTCACCCCCTCAGAAGCCTCCTGCCACTACAGAGCTGTCTGCAGAGTCCTCTTTGCAGAGCACGAAGAATTTTGCAACCTTCTCCTTACCATAGAGAGGTCTAAACAGGTAGGAATGTCCCTTCTTCCCCTGCACTTCTTATTGGCTAAATGGATATGACAAAGAGATGGGCTTGGCGCAGCATTGCATAGCTACATTGAGATAAATATTGAAATAGATTGAGATAGATACTTGATAAAGATAAAGGGCctgtgtgcccgaaacatgtcgttggaataaacacttttgcagcaagTACTGCTTCATTGGCTCATTCACAGTTCCTGTTTTCCTAATGCAAGTTGCTATTACACCTGTGGCAGGGGTGTGTACTGCAGAATTGAGCCTACAATTAACCCACACTTAGCCACCTTTACTTTTGGATACCTACATTGAGGCCAAAGTGCCACTTGACTGACAGTACAAAGCTCCCAGTAGGCTGATATATACTTTCCCATAGATCAGGGATACATAAGTAATGGGAAGGCTTGGCTTTCCATTTCAGAGTCCAATTGGCCTTGGTACAAAAGTCCTAGCTCTAACTGTCTTCTCCTTCTGGTTTCATCCAGAAGGAGTCCCCTAGATTCCTTTTTAGGTCTCCTCTTCCATCTACTGCTTTTGATACTGGTAAGGTGTGCCTTTGAATCTTCATTGTTGACGTATGTTGTTAAATTAAGGTTGAAGAGCATAGATATCACGGGGGGTCCTTTGCACCTCGTTTTTAGGATGTTTTGTAATGCAGAGTTGTCTTTGGGGGTTTAAATAGTGCTGACTGCTTTGACCCAATGGTGGccgtagagcaagatggtgataACACTTTATTGCCCAACCTGTGGCTCTTTACCTGTTGGGAGTAAATTAAAAAGCTGAAGGTTACTGACAGTTGACTGTAACTAAAGAACTGTAGGATGGACAGGCCAAGGGGCCCCACAAAGTGTTTTATTGCTAACCTAGGTTCCATTTCAGAGTCCAATTGGCCTTGGTACAAAAGTCCTAGCTCTAACTGTCTTCTCCTTCTGGTTTCATCCAGAAGGAGTCCCCTAGATTCCTTTTTAGGTCTCCTCTTCCATCTACTGCTTTTGATACTGGTAAGGTGTGCCTTTGAATCTTCATTGTTGACGTATGTTGTTAAATTAAGGTTGAAGAGCATAGATATCACGGGGGGTCCTTTGCACCTCGTTTTTAGGATGTTTTGTAATGCAGAGTTGTCTTTGGGGGTTTAAATAGTGCTGACTGCTTTGACCCAATGGTGGccgtagagcaagatggtgataACACTTTATTGCCCAACCTGTGGCTCTTTACCTGTTGGGAGTAAATTAAAAAGCTGAAGGTTACTGACAGTTGACTGTAACTAAAGAACTGTAGGATGGACAGGCCAAGGGGCCCCACAAAGTGTTTTATTGCTAACCTAGGTTCCATTTCAGAGTCCAATTGGCCTTGGTACAAAAGTCCTAGCTCTAACTGTCTTCTCCTTCTGGTTTCATCCAGAAGGAGTCCCCTAGATTCCTTTTTAGGTCTCCTCTTCCATCTACTGCTTTTGATACTGGTAAGGTGTGCCTTTGAATCTTCATTGTTGACGTATGTTGTTAAATTAAGGTTGAAGAGCATAGATATCACGGGGGGTCCTTTGCACCTCGTTTTTAGGATGTTTTGTAATGCAGAGTTGTCTTTGGGGGTTTAAATAGTGCTGACTGCTTTGACCCAATGGTGGccgtagagcaagatggtgataACACTTTATTGCCCAACCTGTGGCTCTTTACCTGTTGGGAGTAAATTAAAAAGCTGAAGGTTACTGACAGTTGACTGTAACTAAAGAACTGTAGGATGGACAGGCCATGGGGCCCCACAAAGTGTTTTATTGCTAACCTAGGTTAAAATGATTAATGGTCCAGTAGACAAGGTTGCTATTAAATTGTCCCTAGCATTTATGTTCAAATACTGCTGCTTTTTTCTACTGCATGCTCTGTTGGGTTAAACAATGTTTATTGAGTGTTCTGATAGCTCACCCCCTTCTTTCTGCTCACCAGATGATGATTCCTTGACTTCACAAAGTTTCACTCAAAGTGATGATTCCCTTTCCGCTCTGGGCTACAGTGTGAGCAGTTTTAGAAGCACCCTAAGGGACTGCGATCTGGTTGATGGTGAAAGTGATGTAAGTGCTCTTTACTGAAAGTAGAGTGATGGATATTAAGCGCCTTAACTTTAGCTTGTGGAATTCTGGGTCCACAAGTTTATATCGGGCACTCATTGCATTTCTTGGTGaaaatcagctggcagttagaCCATTCTGAAACCTTGTCGGACAGCAAATTCTCAGACCTGACTGACCTCAAGCAGTACAGGTACCAAATAACTAAGTCTAAGGGAAGCAGAGGGAATAGTTATACAGTTCTCTCTAGTGGGTGGAAATGGTATAGCGGGCATGTGTCCAACCTTGGACACTAGTAGGTAAAGTATGATTactgtgaattttaattttttagattatatacatatataatatacatacgtTTCTCTTTATAACTTAATTTACTGTTTTGGAAACTTTTTTGCTGTTGAGTATATTTTACTGTAACTTGGCAAGTGGGGTCACATACGTACAGTAGGTATACAGTCCTTCCAACACAAAATAGAAtgtttaacccaaaaatgttggGTTATGCTACCAAtgttcaaaatgtaaataaaaaaatgtgtccgttttatttatataaaaatattccagTTTAAAGCTGGTTACATGCTGAAGTGAAACCTTCCCTGCACCCTAATACATTATTAACCTTGTATATGTGGGGTGCTAGAAGCCAAAGAAGGGTTTGGTCAGACTTCTGTATACCATGTTCTAGTAAGAGTCCAACAAACCCTTAAGGCTACATAACTGAATGCAAATTTATATGAAGTTGtgggtatttttgtattttttcttttttaatttatagaaaCTAGCTTACAATATTGGCGCCCATCCCCTTTAAGACAGTAGTGCCTTCTCATTTGCTGATATTGCCACAATTTTGCAGACCTGATGTTTGTTCCGGTGCTGATGTCATCCCAAGTGGACCTTAAAAACAGCAGCTTTCTAAACTATGATGTGCTGAAATATTCATCCAACAAGCGCTCCAGTTCCTATGAAAGTCCCCTCCAAAAGAAACATTCTGAGCGAGTAGGTGTATCCAGCAATTCATTGCAAAAATGGCCCTGAAATGTGTTTCGGGCTTGTTTAAGGGGTGGTAATGAAAGGATAAGGGCATTCTTTACAGTTTTTCAATTCTGAATTCCCCAAAGAGCTGTCACTATCCTAAAGTCCGGCCAATACCTACTATTTCTGAGCTAGTGCCAACTTTTGCCGTGAGATTGTGAAAGCTGAGATGGCTGACTTCTTGCACAATTATGGATTCTCTGCGAGCAGGGTAATGTCTTAACCATAAATTCActttaaaattcaatattaaaggggaactatcacgaaaatgaaaactttatacaagcttcagcatacggagactttctaaatacaatcaattaaaaattctgtactgttttttcactatttctctctcagcatctgtttctcttcattctctcttcatgcaagagttgagtgtcagatatttattagtcttttgatccaatatatattttataggggggccttttgcctagaagatgtattagagctcactctattgaaatgaccagaaattctgtctctctacatgcagaatttgtgcaaaaccCAGTTATTTTGTCtttactggaatccgttatttgagtgagctctgttagaaaaggagccccctatatgatatattggattgaattgtcaatgaatatgacacccaactgctgcaagaagacaatgaagagaaacagatgctgagaggcaTGGTGAATATAACCTTGAATATTTCACAATGATGCAGATTATTTAAATTGACTGTATTAAGcgttatttcagtatg from the Xenopus laevis strain J_2021 chromosome 9_10L, Xenopus_laevis_v10.1, whole genome shotgun sequence genome contains:
- the LOC108701775 gene encoding LOW QUALITY PROTEIN: protein spire homolog 1 (The sequence of the model RefSeq protein was modified relative to this genomic sequence to represent the inferred CDS: deleted 3 bases in 2 codons; substituted 1 base at 1 genomic stop codon); translation: MGSQDANQSERKLIEHIAQVIYTALDWGLTSNMERVLSEPLDKLLYVILGLHGISMDYNLYFQCPVTLKDIIKQCAERLFTPSEASCHYRAVCRVLFAEHEEFCNLLLTIERSKQVGMSLLPLHFLLKESPRFLFRSPLPSTAFDTDDDSLTSQSFTQSDDSLSALGYSVSSFRSTLRDCDLVDGESDVKISWQLDHSETLSDSKFSDXLTSSSTDLMFVPVLMSSQVDLKNSSFLNYDVLKYSSNKRSSSYESPLQKKHSERSCHYPKVRPIPTISELVPTCREIVKAEMADFLHNYGFSASRICFCCHKKRLFFTWPYTCKICERVICPECCVEMLMPFKQCMHIPRGFFKTLVLTRDDDPSCQEQRTQLFCREMLQWDCSSVPLVFEPQDLSDNIPFHKLTMKNWTCMDICTKCEDFILDTVDRQLEFVFQSRQLHKKRSAQSATPPRRFTF